The following coding sequences are from one Rubrobacter radiotolerans DSM 5868 window:
- a CDS encoding primary-amine oxidase produces the protein MAMTERPVSVAGHPLEPLSREEVERAVSIVREEKELGPKHRFAGLTLNEPPKEDVLAFSPGDAFEREAHAVILDTSDGSTYEAVVSLSHGEVTSWTHIPDVQPPVVLEEFDECEAACKASPEFREALRKRGVTDMDRVMVDPWSAGSYGDEEGRRLSRALTWVYVEGDHNPYAHPVDNLVTVVDLNTMEVVRVEDYGVVPIPQESGSYEPNGRQMRSDLKPLEITQPEGVSFEIDGHEVRWQKWSFRIGFTPREGLVLYTVGYRDKGRVRPVLYRASLSEMVVPYGDPRPGQWRKNAFDAGEYNIGALANSLELGCDCLGEIRYFDAVMTNGAGDPYTIKNAVCLHEEDDSLLWKHFDMRAGTAEVRRSRKLVVSFIATVANYEYGFYWSFHQDGTIGFECKLTGIVSTGALGPEEKSRHGQLLNTDGLYAPIHQHFMNFRLDLDVDGTENRLYEVHTEAVPPGDDNPHGNAFFSKSTLLESESEAQFTTDSTSARHWRVESTQTKNKVGEPCAYRLIPQTNVLPFFTEESAISRRAGFAKKHFWATPYAPDERHAAGAYPNQSPGDGLPNYTRDDRSLDGEDVVVWYTLGAHHVVRVEDWPVMPVQHAGFKLEPAGFFDENPALDVPPPKNGHCH, from the coding sequence ATGGCAATGACCGAGAGGCCGGTATCGGTCGCCGGACATCCGCTAGAGCCGCTGTCGCGCGAGGAGGTCGAGCGGGCGGTAAGCATCGTCCGCGAGGAGAAAGAACTCGGCCCGAAGCACCGCTTCGCCGGGCTGACGCTCAACGAGCCGCCGAAGGAGGATGTCCTCGCCTTCAGCCCCGGCGACGCCTTCGAGCGCGAGGCTCACGCCGTGATCCTCGACACGAGCGACGGTTCGACCTATGAGGCCGTCGTCTCGCTCTCGCACGGCGAGGTAACAAGCTGGACGCACATCCCGGACGTCCAGCCCCCGGTAGTCCTCGAAGAGTTCGACGAGTGCGAGGCGGCCTGCAAGGCGAGCCCCGAGTTCCGGGAGGCGCTCAGGAAGCGCGGCGTTACGGACATGGACCGGGTTATGGTGGACCCCTGGTCGGCGGGCTCCTACGGCGACGAGGAGGGTCGCAGGCTCTCTCGCGCGCTTACCTGGGTCTACGTCGAGGGTGACCACAACCCCTACGCGCACCCCGTGGACAACCTTGTAACGGTCGTGGACCTGAACACGATGGAGGTCGTGCGCGTCGAGGACTACGGCGTGGTGCCGATCCCGCAGGAGTCCGGCTCCTACGAACCGAACGGCCGGCAGATGAGAAGCGACCTGAAGCCGCTTGAGATAACGCAGCCCGAAGGCGTCTCCTTCGAGATCGACGGCCACGAAGTGAGGTGGCAGAAGTGGTCCTTCAGGATCGGCTTCACCCCCAGAGAGGGGCTCGTCCTGTACACGGTCGGCTACCGGGACAAGGGCCGCGTGCGGCCGGTGCTCTACCGGGCCTCGCTCTCGGAGATGGTCGTCCCCTACGGCGACCCGCGGCCCGGGCAGTGGCGCAAGAACGCCTTTGACGCGGGCGAGTACAACATCGGGGCGCTCGCGAACTCACTGGAGCTCGGGTGCGACTGTCTCGGTGAGATCCGCTACTTCGACGCCGTGATGACGAACGGCGCGGGCGACCCCTACACGATAAAGAACGCCGTCTGCCTGCACGAGGAGGACGACAGCCTTCTCTGGAAGCACTTCGACATGCGCGCCGGGACCGCCGAGGTCCGCCGCTCGCGCAAGCTCGTCGTCTCGTTTATAGCGACCGTCGCCAACTACGAGTACGGCTTCTACTGGAGCTTCCATCAGGACGGCACGATCGGCTTCGAGTGCAAGCTGACGGGGATCGTCTCGACCGGCGCGCTAGGGCCTGAGGAGAAGAGCCGCCACGGCCAGCTGCTGAACACGGACGGGCTCTACGCCCCGATCCACCAGCACTTCATGAACTTCCGCCTCGACCTCGACGTGGACGGCACCGAGAACCGCCTCTACGAGGTCCACACCGAGGCCGTCCCGCCCGGCGACGACAACCCGCACGGAAACGCCTTCTTCTCGAAGTCCACGCTGCTCGAAAGCGAGAGCGAGGCGCAGTTCACGACCGACTCGACCTCGGCGCGCCACTGGCGAGTAGAGAGCACGCAGACGAAGAACAAAGTCGGGGAGCCGTGCGCGTATCGCCTGATCCCCCAGACAAACGTCCTGCCTTTCTTCACGGAGGAGAGCGCGATCAGCCGCCGCGCCGGGTTCGCAAAGAAGCACTTCTGGGCGACGCCATACGCCCCCGACGAGCGCCACGCCGCCGGAGCCTACCCGAACCAGAGCCCCGGCGACGGCCTGCCGAACTACACCAGGGACGACCGCTCCCTGGACGGAGAGGACGTCGTTGTCTGGTACACGCTCGGGGCGCACCACGTCGTCCGGGTAGAGGACTGGCCCGTCATGCCCGTCCAGCACGCCGGCTTCAAGCTGGAGCCCGCGGGCTTCTTCGACGAGAACCCCGCCCTCGACGTCCCGCCCCCGAAGAACGGCCACTGCCACTAG
- the cydC gene encoding thiol reductant ABC exporter subunit CydC: protein MSGREARRRAFRDLLRLISFLRPFSGKVALSLVLGAGTVVSGAILLATASYLISAAALGTALVLLTGPIYAVRLSGVARAAFRYAERLFSHDATFHLLSDFRSYLYRRLEPLAPAQLTYRRSGDLLARVTKDVEDLQEVYLRGLAPLAVFALVALATGAFYALFSPALAGFVVALLVLFGFGSPALVWSLGRGLARREAAVRAELDAHLVDGVQGAQDLLAFGRAEDHAETAAILGRKLATVQRRRGAVEALGESLGELSTGVAALVVLLLAAPLVLSGEVRGVYLAALVLVALGAFEAVTPLGGALRATGRSLAAARRLFELADTEPYVREPDPPEPLPQGPLSIELRDVTFGYRGEKDPALRGVSLHVPAGGRVAVVGPSGSGKSTLAHLLLRFSDPDSGEVLLGGRDLRSLAGEDIRRSVGVSEQSAHVFSGTLRENLLLVRPEATGEELARAVRLAGLGRLLERLPEGLDATVGERGARLSGGERQRLALARVFLEDAPVLVLDEAASHLDAEAERDLARSVREWWRERPGRTVIHITHRLVGLKRMDEVLVLDGGRVVERGTHEELSRAGGLYARMLRVQRDLIAGDLPDCGSPVVAAEKSRKEQRGG, encoded by the coding sequence ATGAGCGGGCGAGAGGCGCGTCGGAGAGCGTTCCGGGACCTTCTGAGGCTGATCTCGTTTCTGCGACCCTTCTCGGGGAAGGTCGCGCTCTCGCTCGTTCTCGGAGCGGGGACGGTTGTCAGCGGGGCGATACTGCTCGCAACGGCGAGCTACCTGATCTCGGCCGCCGCGCTCGGGACGGCGCTCGTCCTGCTCACCGGGCCGATCTACGCCGTCCGGCTCTCGGGGGTCGCCCGCGCGGCCTTCCGCTACGCCGAGCGGCTCTTCTCCCACGACGCAACCTTCCACCTGCTGTCGGACTTCCGGTCCTACCTCTACCGCCGCCTGGAGCCGCTCGCTCCGGCCCAGCTTACCTACAGAAGGAGCGGCGACCTGCTCGCCCGCGTAACAAAGGACGTCGAGGACCTGCAGGAGGTCTACCTGAGAGGTCTCGCCCCGCTCGCCGTCTTCGCGCTCGTCGCGCTTGCGACCGGAGCTTTCTACGCGCTCTTCTCCCCCGCGCTCGCCGGCTTTGTCGTTGCGCTTCTCGTCCTCTTTGGGTTCGGGTCCCCGGCGCTTGTCTGGTCGCTCGGGCGGGGTCTTGCCCGCCGGGAGGCCGCCGTGCGCGCCGAGCTCGATGCGCACCTCGTGGACGGAGTCCAGGGCGCGCAGGACCTCCTCGCCTTCGGACGCGCGGAGGACCACGCGGAGACGGCCGCCATCCTCGGGAGAAAGCTCGCCACCGTACAGCGTCGCCGCGGGGCCGTCGAGGCGCTCGGCGAGTCGCTCGGGGAGCTCTCGACGGGCGTCGCGGCGCTCGTGGTGCTCCTCCTTGCGGCTCCGCTCGTCCTCTCGGGCGAGGTTCGGGGCGTCTACCTCGCCGCGCTCGTCCTTGTTGCCCTCGGGGCCTTCGAGGCCGTAACGCCGCTCGGAGGCGCGCTCCGGGCGACCGGGCGCTCGCTCGCCGCCGCGAGGCGCCTCTTCGAGCTTGCCGACACCGAGCCCTATGTCCGGGAGCCCGACCCCCCCGAGCCGCTGCCGCAAGGACCGCTCTCCATCGAGCTTCGGGACGTTACCTTCGGCTACCGGGGCGAGAAAGACCCCGCGCTCAGGGGCGTGAGCCTCCACGTCCCCGCCGGAGGGCGGGTGGCGGTCGTCGGGCCGTCGGGGTCCGGGAAGAGCACCCTCGCGCACCTGCTCCTCCGCTTCTCCGACCCCGACTCGGGGGAGGTGCTTCTCGGGGGGCGGGACCTCCGGAGCCTCGCCGGGGAGGATATACGCCGGAGCGTCGGGGTCTCGGAGCAGAGCGCGCACGTCTTCAGCGGGACGCTGCGGGAGAACCTCCTGCTCGTCCGGCCGGAGGCGACCGGAGAGGAGCTTGCGCGCGCCGTCCGGCTCGCCGGGCTCGGCAGGCTTCTGGAGCGGCTTCCCGAGGGACTCGACGCGACCGTCGGGGAGCGCGGGGCGCGTCTCTCGGGCGGGGAGCGTCAAAGGCTCGCTCTGGCGCGGGTGTTTCTTGAGGACGCGCCGGTGCTTGTCTTGGACGAGGCCGCCTCGCATCTCGACGCAGAGGCCGAGCGAGACCTCGCGCGGTCGGTTCGGGAGTGGTGGCGGGAGCGACCGGGGCGGACCGTGATCCACATAACCCACCGGCTCGTCGGACTAAAGCGGATGGACGAGGTCCTTGTACTCGACGGCGGGCGCGTCGTCGAGCGCGGGACGCACGAAGAGCTCTCGCGCGCCGGAGGGCTCTACGCCCGGATGCTCCGCGTCCAGAGGGATCTGATCGCCGGAGACCTGCCGGACTGCGGCTCGCCCGTCGTTGCCGCAGAGAAGTCGAGAAAGGAACAAAGAGGAGGCTGA
- the cydD gene encoding thiol reductant ABC exporter subunit CydD, producing MKNGERGGDDRAERSAERRAGRELVGRVGGTRAYLAASVAFGALGTVATVVQLAALAAVVGAVFLRAEEPGEVVRVVLVFVGATLARAGFAWLRGAAGSRGAARAKSVLRERTFRRLLARGPAYTGKERTGELVASLTEGVEKLDDYLRRYLPQKYLCALSPGIIAAYVFTKDVPSALLLLVTAPVIPVMMAVVGAYSEEHVKSRMASLGRTSAYFLDVIQGLPTLRAAARSRSEGERVGRVSESFRRRTMKVLRYAFLSGLVLEFMTALAIGLVAVVLGVRVISGSVPFEAALVVLLLAPEFYRPLRELGASRHAGIEGEAAAERLLELLDGGSPDEKPAGRDTLAGEPFYARRSGAVPSPAASLTLRGVRYTYPGAERPALCGVDLEVSPGEVVAVVGPSGAGKSTLIQAVMRFIEPDAGEISLGGVPARNLPPNLWRERLAFVPQRPHVFSGTLGENLLLARPEATEEELARAVRLAGLDELLERLPLGYDTPVGERGARLSGGEAQRVAIARAFLKDAPLLVLDEPTANLDPENERLVRDSLELLTRERTALVVAHRLSTVRRADRTLVLDGGRVAERGEHEALAGGDGLYARLLESYRGEAWPDGPTNGLRRAFG from the coding sequence GTGAAAAACGGCGAGAGAGGCGGGGACGACCGCGCAGAACGCAGCGCGGAGCGCAGGGCCGGACGGGAGCTTGTAGGGAGGGTCGGCGGGACGCGGGCCTACCTTGCGGCGAGCGTCGCATTCGGGGCGCTCGGGACCGTCGCGACCGTCGTGCAGCTCGCCGCGCTCGCAGCCGTTGTAGGGGCGGTCTTTCTGCGCGCAGAAGAGCCGGGGGAGGTCGTGCGGGTCGTTCTTGTCTTTGTCGGGGCGACGCTCGCGCGCGCGGGGTTCGCCTGGCTCAGAGGAGCGGCGGGCTCGCGCGGCGCGGCGCGCGCCAAGAGCGTCCTGAGGGAACGGACGTTCCGGCGGCTCCTTGCCCGGGGACCGGCCTACACCGGCAAAGAGCGGACCGGCGAGCTCGTCGCCTCGCTCACCGAGGGGGTCGAGAAGCTCGACGACTACCTCCGGCGCTACCTGCCCCAGAAGTACCTGTGCGCGCTCTCGCCCGGGATCATCGCCGCCTACGTCTTTACAAAGGACGTACCGAGCGCGCTGCTCCTGCTCGTTACCGCGCCCGTGATCCCGGTCATGATGGCCGTTGTTGGGGCGTACTCGGAGGAGCACGTAAAGAGCCGGATGGCCTCGCTCGGACGTACGAGCGCCTACTTTCTTGACGTTATACAGGGCCTCCCGACCCTCCGCGCCGCTGCCCGGAGCCGCTCCGAGGGCGAGCGTGTCGGACGGGTGAGCGAGTCCTTCCGCAGGCGGACGATGAAGGTCCTGCGCTACGCCTTTCTCTCCGGGCTCGTCCTTGAGTTTATGACCGCGCTCGCCATCGGGCTCGTCGCCGTGGTGCTCGGCGTGCGCGTCATAAGCGGCTCCGTTCCCTTCGAGGCCGCCCTCGTCGTCCTGCTTCTCGCCCCCGAGTTCTACCGGCCCCTGCGCGAGCTCGGCGCGAGCCGCCACGCCGGAATAGAGGGCGAGGCCGCCGCCGAACGGCTCCTTGAGTTGCTCGACGGGGGTTCACCGGACGAAAAGCCCGCGGGAAGGGACACACTCGCCGGAGAACCGTTCTACGCCCGGCGCTCCGGCGCGGTCCCCTCCCCCGCCGCGAGCCTCACGCTGCGCGGGGTTAGATACACGTATCCCGGAGCCGAGCGGCCCGCGCTCTGCGGGGTGGACCTGGAGGTGTCTCCCGGCGAGGTCGTTGCCGTTGTCGGACCATCCGGGGCCGGGAAGAGCACCCTGATCCAGGCCGTGATGCGCTTTATCGAGCCGGATGCGGGAGAGATCTCTCTCGGCGGCGTCCCGGCGCGCAACCTCCCTCCGAACCTCTGGCGCGAGCGCCTGGCCTTTGTTCCCCAGCGGCCGCACGTCTTCAGCGGGACGCTGGGGGAGAACCTCCTGCTCGCCCGGCCGGAGGCGACCGAAGAGGAGCTTGCGCGAGCCGTCCGGCTCGCCGGGCTCGACGAGCTTCTGGAGCGGCTCCCGCTCGGCTACGACACTCCCGTCGGGGAGCGCGGGGCGCGTCTCTCGGGCGGGGAGGCGCAGCGGGTGGCGATCGCCCGCGCCTTCCTGAAGGACGCGCCTCTGCTCGTCCTTGACGAGCCGACCGCGAACCTCGACCCGGAGAACGAGCGGCTCGTGCGCGACTCGCTGGAGCTTCTCACGCGAGAGCGCACCGCCCTCGTCGTCGCCCACCGGCTCTCGACCGTCCGCCGGGCCGACCGGACCCTCGTCCTCGACGGCGGACGCGTCGCCGAGCGAGGCGAGCACGAGGCTCTTGCCGGAGGGGATGGACTCTACGCCCGGCTGCTCGAAAGCTACCGGGGCGAGGCGTGGCCGGACGGCCCGACAAACGGTCTGCGGAGGGCCTTCGGATGA